The DNA window CTAGGATATCTTATATTTATAAGTGATAATATTTTTCTAATAAAACTGGGGCATTGTTAAAAGAAAAGAGTACTAGAATTGTAACATGGACCCATGGTGATAAATAAAGCAGGAGATTATTCGCGTGATCGTTCTGAAGAACCTGACGACCTGACAGGAGTTTGAACGTCTGCGTTGCGTAGGAGCAACCAATGCAAGAGTCACAAATGCATAAACGATTACTCGAGTCCAGCCCATGCATCATCCCTGcagccttttttttttttgctcctTTTGTTTGAAGCAGCTGTCCCGTACGGTTTGTACTGCACTAAGTATAGCGTATAATCTCAGATTCTCTCCTAAAATCATTGCTAATATCGCGTTCAGCATGGAGCTAGCGTGGCGTTTAAATGAAAGGATGAACTGTTGTTTGTCTGTCATGTACGTAAATGAAAGGATATTTGGACGAATTGACGCAAATCTAGCTTTTTAATTTCAAACCTGTGAACGTACCGGTGTTTGGAGGATCGAGCAACATGGACTTCACGATGATTGAAAGAAACACCTGCTACGTACGCGCACTCCACTCCACTCCACTCCACGTAGAAGCATTCCCTTGCACAAAAAAGTCCTCGAGGTGTGCACTCTAGCCTACAGTTTTCACTCATGGCACGTTGGAAGGCACCACAACGAAGACAGCAGGAGAAGCAGTGACTTGTGAACAATTCACTTGCGTGGCGTGCATAATCGTAAGGGAAACTGATTTTTGTTTCGCAAATGATTTGAACCATCAGAGCTAGTAGCGAATCCAGCTAAGGAATAAAGAGGGGGTTCAtcttccttctcttcttcttccctccttcttccttcaTTCTTCATAAAAATGGAGGAGAAGTTTAGAGGGTATCTATTAATCTTGCGGAGGTAGGGAGGCTTGCCCCTAGCCCCCTGTAGATCCGCTTCTAATCAGAGCTGTCGTTCATTTTAAATGTGTTGTATGTTCGTGAATCCGTGGTAGAATTTACGATCTTCGTTGGCTCTTTAattttcagatctttttggaaATAAACAATGGTAAACATCATGTTAATGTGCATTTCTCTGCTGATTGATTGATTGTTTATAGATTTCCAGCTTTTATATGTTAAGGCACATTTCTATGCTGATTTATTGTTTCTAGATTTCCAACTTTATATGTTAAGGCGCATTTGTGTGATCATTAGTTGTTTCTAAATTTCCAGTTTCATATATGTTTTGGTTCCTGGCAAATTAAATCCAAAGACTACCTTAAGAAAGAATCGTGTCATACATTTCCTTCAAGAAACAACCCACAACTTTATTTTTAACAATTATTCAAATACTAGCCTATCAATCTGTGCTCCCGCCGCTCTGCATGgactaattagaattaatataaaaataaagctTATATCTAGTagttataattatctatctcacactctctttcatctattaaatattctaacacatagtctaaaatacatatttatcattatctagttgcaaGCCTCCATatgtgtttgatatatatttaattgaaaaATTAgtattcttatctcttccatcatacatgaatacatgttgacacatatcgtgggtagtatttttatataaaaaataacATAGATAATACATTAATAATaatagaaatagtaatttagaattttatattggtgcactttCATATTTTGTTATAATTGTATAATTTAGatttaggggttactttaatttttaataatgatataattggataatttatatgcaaatttaggggattatttgcattatttttataatagcatTGGTAGGTAATTTACATGAAGATTATGGAGTTACTTTAGATTTTTTATTATAATGGCAGAGGTGGATAATTTAGGGGGATTACTTTAGCCTATTTTCATAATagcagaggtgggtaatttattaggaaagataacagatccaaagactattatgattagagttgtcgGATTGATGGCCGGATATTTCTGATTTCtagaatttctctattttttagaGTGTCCACCTAGAATCCTAGGTGGCTTCACGTGAAGACTTCAAAAAGCTTCCGATTAGTAATGGTAATGTAACTGGTTAGTTTGCAGAAACTAGGACCAGTAGATACAAAGAAATTAGAACTATATTAAGGGGAATGGACCTTGGATATGCAACCACACGAAATCTTCTGCGCTGCCATTCATTTTTTCCAGAGGATTTTCTGTGATCTATCTACCTTCTATATGAACTAGATATCATTTCACATCTGCAGGTATTATTTCATATCTTCGTAACCATACACACGCCTTAATTAGGTACAAACCCTTGTGCCTGAAGAAGCTTGTACGGTTCCAAATGTTCATAGGACTTCTTTTTACTAAAACAACACCCATATATATTTCTATTTACCAAGAGGAAAACTCAAGCGTTTATGAAAGGTCACCACACACTCATTTAAATGCGTTATTATTAATTGTAGCAAGCAGGATAGCTCAATCACCGTTTGGTAATATTGCAATTAGTAGCAAATATGTGCAATTTAACGGAAATCATTAAGTAATTTTGCCACAACTGTTGCCAAATCAGCAAGTTATTCGCCGGACTCTTCCCTATTTAAACGCTCCGTCCCCCTCGCCATCTCACTGCATCTCACCAGACCACGCGTCTCCCACACACCAAGAACCGGCCATGGTGCTGACCATGACCACCGGCCAAGAGGActtcctcctcctgctcctcctcccgaCCACCTCGCCCCTCCCGCCCCTCCTAGCCGCCCTGGTCCTGGTTGCCGTCCTCCTGTGGCTCTCTCCTGGCGGCCCGGCGTGGGCGCtctcccgcagccgccgcccgccgtccggCCCTCCGGGCGTGGTCACCGCGCTCTCCAGCCCCGTGGCGCACAGCACGCTGGCGGCGCTGTCCCGCGccgtcgacggcggcgcggcgctgaTGTCCTTCTCGGTCGGCCTCACCCGCCTCGTGGTGTCGAGCCAGCCCGGAACGGCGCGCGAGATCCTCGTCAGCCCGGCGTTCGGCGACCGCCCCGTCAAGGACGCGGCGCGCCACCTCCTGTTCCACCGCGCCTTGGGCTTCGCCCCGTCCGGCGACGCGCACTGGCGCGggctccgccgcctcgccgcgcgcACCTGTTCGGCCCGCGCCGCGTGGCGGGGGCCGCGTACCACCGCGCCACGATCGGAGCGGCCATGGCCTCCGACGTCGCCGCTGTCACGGCCCGCCACGGCGAGGTGCCCCTGAAGCGCGTGCTGCACGCCGCGTCGCTCAAGAACATCATGGCCACCGTCTTCGGCAAGCACTGCGACGACCTGGCGAGCCAAGAGGGCGCCTGCTGGAGGAGATGGTGACCGAGGGGTACGACCTCCTGAGGACTTTCAACTGGGCCGACCACCTGCCATTGCTCAAGTGGCTCGACCTCCAGGGCGTGCGCCGCCGCTGCAACAGGTTTGTTCAAAAGGTCGAAGTGTTCGTTGGTAAGATCATTCAGGAGCACAGGGAGAGGCGCGCCAGTGGAGGCGTCGCTGATGAGATCACAGGTGACTTCGTCGACGTCCTTCTCGGCCTCGAGGGAGACGAGAAGATGTCAGGGTCCGACATGATCGCTGTTCTTTGGATACGATCGAGTTTTCTGTGTAGCACAATGCATGCTCTTTAATTTTTTTTGATTGCTTTTGAATTTACGCGCGTTTTCTTCTATATATGTATTTTTTTGTTTTTATCAGGAAATGATCTTCAGAGGTACTGACACGGTGGCAATCctgatggagtggatcatgGCGAGGATGGTGCTGCACCCTGACATCCAGGCAAAGGCGCAGGCGGAGCAGGACGCCGTGGTGGGACGCGGCCGCGGAGTCGCCGACATCGCCAGCCTCCCCTACATCCAGTCATCGTCAAGGAGACGCTGCATATGCACCCTCCCGGCCCGCTCCTCTCGTGGGCGCGCCTCGCCATCCACTTCGCGCACGTCGGCGGCCACCTGGTCCCCGGCGGCACGACGGCGATGGTGAACATGTGGGCCATCGCGCACGACACGGCCATCTGGGCCGAGCCGGAGGCGTTCCGCCCTGAGCGCTTCCAGGAGGAGGACGTGAGCGTGCTCGGCAGCGACCTCCTCCTGGCCCCCTTCGGCGCCGGCAGCCGCGTGTGCCCGGGCAAGATGCTGGCGCTGGCCACCACCCACCTCTGGATCGCCCAGCTGCTGCACCGGTTCGAGTGggcgcccgcggccggcggcggcggcgtcgaccTGTCGGAGCGCCAGAACATGTCGCTGGAGATGGCCACGCCTCTGGTGTGCAAGGCCGTCCCCAGGGCCCAAGCCTGACCAGCCCAGGCCAGCCGCCGCCAGGTCTCCGACGATCCACCTCCATGCATGGCCGCCGCGTCTCGTCTTCTTGAACTGGTCTCTCCGGGCCGACGAAGGAAGCTAGGAGTAGCTACTAATGGTCGCCATGGGTGCCGCCGTGAGAGTATCTCCGATCCTACTACTATATGTGTTCTTGTCCAAGTCCTTTATTTCGCACGCCCCAGCCGCTAGGTTGTGGGTGGTTCGTGTTCTTAGTCGTGTCCGACAATAATGTGGTGTGATCGTTTGTGACCTTGGTTATATGGGTGAACATGAGCGGCAATATTAAGAATGAGTTATGAGAAAAATTTGGCCCAGTCTCTTGTCttttttattatatatataaatctctAACTAGTTGATGGTTCTTTGTTCCCCATCCTCACGCATGCAAGACGAAATGCATCGATCTGAAATCACGAAAATCCTTAACCTATGTTGAGGAGTACATGGTAGCATGGCTACACGCATGCAAGACGAAATGCAAGGAGCTAGCATGCTATGGGACTTTGCTGAATTTCTCGATGGGAAAAACCCAAGCAACCTGCAATATAAACACGACTGCCATACACGCACCAAAAGTCCAAAAAGCCGCTGCCATGGCGTCCtccaagctcgtcgccggcctCTTCCTCGCCCTGGCGCTGGTCGTCGCCACCACGCCACACCCCTCGCAAACCACCAGGAGCTTGGCCGAGCACGGCTGCTGCGGCAccccgtcgccggcgccgccaccaGACGCAAGCCCGCCGGGTCAGGAGCCGGCGACGGCGTCGTGCATGTCGTGGTTCATGGGGATGACCCCGTGCATGGACTTCTTCACCGACGCCAGCGTGCCGGCGCCTTCGAGCGCCTGCTGCAGGGGCCTCGAGTCGCTCGTCGACGGCGCGGCCGTCTGCCTCTGCCACGCCATGAACGGGGACATCGACAACCTCATGCCGGCGAACACGGACTTCACCCGCGTGTCGGACCTCCCGGCGGCCTGCGGCGTCGCGTTGCCGGTGGAAAGGCTCTCCAAATGCGAAAGTGACTCGACCATCTATCTGTGCCTGCGTGTGTCCTACTACTTGAGCAGTTTCATGTTTTTTTTGTGTATATATAGCATCTAATCTATGATGAATGCTGGTCTCATTGAGCAGCGGAACTGGTGCCGCCGTTGTTGCCTCCTAGTCCTGCCCCATAAGCATCTCTCATCACATTgtgtttcttcttcttttcaatTACTTCTCTAGCAAATTTTATCGTGTGATGCCAGGGTTGTTAGTGTTCTTATCAAACCATGTATGCATGCTTGTTATGTTTTGCAGGAAAGCCACCACCAGTAGCACGCAGCAGGCGGTTGAAGAACAGCAAATTCAGTTTGGAATAGATTAGCTAGATTAGATTAGATGCGTGGATTGCAGAATTGCAGTAATGTCTCGGAGGAAAAAAGAGTTAGCAGCAGTTACCCAGTGTATTTTGAATAAGAGTTAGCTTTGTGTTAAGAGCACCTGCAAAATTGCATGATATGATCAAAAATAAATTGTTCGAAGTTTACCGGATTCGAATTTGGACTCTTAATTAAAGATGATTACGCTACGGTACCTTTCGTGATTTTTTGCTGCTTACATGTGGCAGAATGGCACGAACTGAGTATAGCTCGGTCATATTTTCTGTGATGAGCCTACCAATTCGGATTTGAGTTTAGACTCCATGAACTAACGACGCTATTCATTGGTAGGCGATCGACATGCTCGTTAACAGAGATACATCTGCGGTGACTTTGTTAATTTCTTAGATCTACTGATGAAGTCGTTCCGAGGTTCTCGTAGGAATGGGCCGGATCTATGCAGATATCCTTGTGATACTAATGTCATTTTTTAAAAGGAATTGATACTAATGTTTTTTGGAGAAACATGTAGTTAAAACGTTTCTGCCACTTTATCTTTTCCTCCTTTCCGGATCTAGCAAAAGTACGTGTTCAGTTATGAGTTTTCTGATTCTTAACTCATCTCTTTTCCTTACTAGCTACTGGTCTTACAAGCAGCAATCCCTGCTTACTAATGTCAGAACTGCTCCAGAAAAGCAAATAAACTTTGTGACGCAATTACATTCTTGTAAATTTCGGACACTGTGGACTGCACTATGTAGGGTACAAATATTCTCAAGTTGCTCACTGCTTCCATTTTTTTAAGGGAACGGCAAGAGAATTGCCATAATTTCTGTTTGAAGAAAGAAGGTTAAAGAAATACAAACAACTCCAAACCCCACGCAACAGGGGAGgagagaaaaaaaacaaaagaaggaactccagcaGCAACTATGCtaaaagcagcagcagcaacaacattTTCTAAAAAGGTAATCTATAAATTCTAAAATCAAATTATGTGCTGAAATCTATTCACATCGATAGGTTTAATCTCTAGATAAATCACCACGCATAAAAGTAGAGAGGTGATAAGAGTCTAATACTTTTGGTAGATAGAGAACCTCGAGATAAACTGATCTTCCGAACAACATGGCATATGTGGTGATTTTTGTCAACCTCAAAATTTGGAAATTCATACGAGTCCAATCTTCTCGGTGCAAGTGCAacccttcaaaaaaaaaaatcttctcGGCACACGAGACCATGGATGGAAGACCTCGGGATAAACCGATCTTCCGAGCAACAGTTTTGCCGTTTAAATCCTCTATCTCAACACCAAGCCGTCCAATAAATAGAGGCCCCCCTGCACGTACGTCGTCCCACacaacggaacaatccctcggcACAATCGGCATCCAAGCGATGGCGCCGTCCAAGTGCTCGATCGCGTTCCTCCTCGTCTTCGCCGCCGTGGCAGCCATCCTCCGCCCCTCGTCGGCGGCCAGGGTCCAGCTGGAAGCGGAAGAGGCTGCTCCACAGCCGCCGTCCTTCTGGCGGCCCCGGATACCGCTCCCGCCGATCCCCTGCATCCCCGGTCTGCCGCGTCCCCGGTTCCTGCCCCCCTGCGACGGCTCCGGCGCGCCGCTGCCACCGCTGCCACCGCTGCCGCCACTGCCACCGGCAGGACGGGTGCCGCTCCCGCCGATCCCCTGCATCCCGGGACTGCCGCGCCCCCGGTTCCTGCCACCCTGCAACGACTCCGGCGCGCcggcgctgccgctgccgctcccgCCGCTCCCTTGCATCCCGGGCCTGCCGCGGCCCAGCTTCCTGCCACCCTGCGACGGCTCCAGCGGCGCCGCGGCGTCGCCGCAGCCGGCGGAGTGCAGCACGTCCCTATCGGGGCTGGCGCCGTGCGCGGACTTCCTCACCGCGAACGCCACCAACTTCCtggcggcgcccgcggcggcgtGCTGCGACGGGGTCAGGTCGCTGGTGAAGGACGCGCCCGTCTGCCTGTGCCACGTGATGAGCGGCGACCTCGGCGAGATCCTGCCGGCGCCCGAGCTGCGCCTGCGCGCGGTGGCGCTCCCCCGCGCGTGCGGCGTCGCCGTGCCGTTCGGCACGCTTCGCCAGTGCTTCAGTAAGTcgtatatatatgtataattgtatatatataaatttcCATGCGTGCGCTAGCTTGATCGAGCTAGCAGTCGACATCATGAATCTATATGTGCCAGTGAAGAAACTTATCCATGTATATATGTTGTGGTTGGACTGAGCAGGGGGGCCTGTGCCGCCGATGGACGCGCCAGCACCGCCGTCGTGAGCGGAGACGGAGCCGACGCCGCCGGCAGCAGATTGATATGCTCGTGGGGTGCAGCAAGCGGCCGGTTGGATGATATGTTTCGTCGTCAGGAGTAGTAGTTAGATTAGATTGGGTAAAGATGTGGCTTGCAGAATCTTAGTAGACAATAGTTACATCGTAGCAGTGTATTAGGGATATCGTTCGTATGCGTTCTTTAGCTAGAGGCATGAGAAGGTCTGTTAAGAAGTAATTGTCGTGTCAATCTGGAGAAGTCATTGCACTGAAGTAACATCCTCAGTTCATGCATTGTTCTCGCTCGCAGGGTGTTATTTTTGCGATTTAATCTACTATTTTAATTTATCCGTGGGATCTGGTTCGCACAAAGTGCGCCTAGCTATGAGATAGATGTGGGCAATAACGTCCGAGCCGTCCAGATAGATTTTACAGCCGAGGCAGAGTTACTCAAACGATGGACGCATTTTTTTTGCCGATAATTTTACAAGTTACATAGGCAGAGCATTTTCTGCCAATAACTTTTAGTATAGTTACATAGGCAGAGCTTGCCCTTTTGCTCGAGGCAAATGACAAATAAACGCGTCGTTGGCCCATGAAGCAATGGTGTTAACAAGAGGGATTCTCGAGTGCCCAACAGATCACCCTTACAAAAACCTCGATTGATCCGTGGATCTTGGACAGGGCTGGCCAAGGCCCGGCCACAGGGGCGCTCCCTTATACAAATTAAAGTAGGTCATGCCATGACGTTTAACCTTGCCAGGCAGCTACCGGGTCCTTCAATTATGCGGCGATCCTACGATGTGGTGCGCGGGGGTCAAAGAAACTCTCTCGGAACATATACAGATTCTGAAAATATTATATGTATAGCTCATATTTAATAAACAGACAAATATAAGTACTATTGATCATATATATAGGCAGGCCGGCCGCGACGTCGGCGAGACGGCAGCCAGGTCACGACACCAAGATCAAAGAGGGTGACGACGAAGCTTGTGCGCTAGAGCTAGAGCAGTTGCAAGCGCGAGCTCCTCGAGCGCAGTCTGTGCGACGCCGGCGGCCACCGCCGCAGCAGGAGCACCGTCCCTGCCATCCACAGCAGGAAGCCCACGACGACGCGGTCGTGGTCGCGGTCGTCGCCGGCGCTGAGCAGTAGTGAGGCGCCCAGCGCCATGTACGAGACCGAGCACGCGCGGAGCCGCCGAGCCACGTGGTGGTCGGCCGGGTCGAGGTCGCGCGCCATCGGGGGGTTGCGGTGGTGGTTGAGAGccgccgcggcgacgg is part of the Panicum hallii strain FIL2 chromosome 2, PHallii_v3.1, whole genome shotgun sequence genome and encodes:
- the LOC112881205 gene encoding non-specific lipid-transfer protein C6-like, whose product is MASSKLVAGLFLALALVVATTPHPSQTTRSLAEHGCCGTPSPAPPPDASPPGQEPATASCMSWFMGMTPCMDFFTDASVPAPSSACCRGLESLVDGAAVCLCHAMNGDIDNLMPANTDFTRVSDLPAACGVALPVERLSKCERKPPPVARSRRLKNSKFSLE
- the LOC112881206 gene encoding vegetative cell wall protein gp1-like; amino-acid sequence: MAPSKCSIAFLLVFAAVAAILRPSSAARVQLEAEEAAPQPPSFWRPRIPLPPIPCIPGLPRPRFLPPCDGSGAPLPPLPPLPPLPPAGRVPLPPIPCIPGLPRPRFLPPCNDSGAPALPLPLPPLPCIPGLPRPSFLPPCDGSSGAAASPQPAECSTSLSGLAPCADFLTANATNFLAAPAAACCDGVRSLVKDAPVCLCHVMSGDLGEILPAPELRLRAVALPRACGVAVPFGTLRQCFRGPVPPMDAPAPPS